In Halosegnis marinus, one genomic interval encodes:
- a CDS encoding SRPBCC family protein has translation MREVETDRFVAAPPAAVARALTPERVVEAEGSFTVRETREEDGATLVAAGRRGVGLLFRFEEREDGLEYEQIEGPLATLTTTLTYRAEDEGTRLTARSSVEASGPGLLDRLAAWKRKGELKRALATLADEA, from the coding sequence ATGCGCGAGGTCGAGACCGACCGGTTCGTGGCCGCCCCGCCCGCAGCCGTCGCCCGGGCGCTGACCCCCGAGCGCGTCGTCGAGGCGGAGGGGAGCTTCACCGTCCGCGAGACGCGCGAGGAGGACGGCGCGACGCTCGTCGCCGCCGGCCGGCGCGGCGTCGGCCTCCTGTTCCGGTTCGAGGAGCGCGAGGACGGCCTCGAGTACGAACAGATAGAGGGGCCGCTCGCGACGCTGACCACGACGCTCACCTACCGGGCCGAGGACGAGGGCACCCGCCTGACGGCCCGGTCGAGCGTGGAGGCGAGCGGGCCCGGCCTGCTCGACCGCCTCGCGGCGTGGAAGCGCAAGGGCGAACTGAAGCGGGCGCTGGCGACGCTGGCCGACGAGGCGTAG
- the upp gene encoding uracil phosphoribosyltransferase, which yields MTIEDRDEAYVVGHALAKHTLSRLRSQETEQVGFRKGLVKLGRIAGYEIIDGAMETEFVSITTPLAETTGERVKGLDDVVIINVLRAATPFVEGLLKAFPRAKQGVISAGRDEEAGMDEDGEFPITVDYVKLPEISEDDTVIVADPMLATGSTMVTVLDHVLADANPERTLVLSAVAAPPGLVRVGERFPEVDLLTVAVDERLDDDGFIVPGLGDAGDRAFRTT from the coding sequence ATGACCATCGAGGACCGGGACGAGGCGTACGTCGTCGGCCACGCGCTCGCGAAACACACCCTCTCGCGGCTCCGCTCGCAGGAGACCGAGCAGGTCGGCTTCCGGAAGGGGCTCGTGAAGCTCGGCCGCATCGCCGGCTACGAGATCATCGACGGCGCGATGGAGACGGAGTTCGTCTCAATCACCACGCCGCTCGCGGAGACCACCGGCGAGCGCGTGAAGGGCCTCGACGACGTGGTCATCATCAACGTGCTGCGCGCGGCGACCCCGTTCGTGGAGGGGCTGTTGAAGGCCTTCCCCCGCGCCAAGCAGGGCGTCATCTCCGCCGGCCGCGACGAGGAGGCCGGCATGGACGAGGACGGGGAGTTCCCCATCACCGTCGATTACGTGAAGCTCCCCGAAATCTCGGAGGACGACACCGTCATCGTCGCCGACCCGATGCTCGCCACCGGCTCCACGATGGTCACCGTCCTCGACCACGTACTCGCGGACGCGAACCCCGAGCGGACGCTCGTGCTGTCGGCCGTTGCGGCCCCGCCCGGGCTGGTCCGCGTCGGCGAGCGGTTCCCCGAGGTGGACCTGCTCACCGTCGCCGTGGACGAGCGGCTGGACGACGACGGCTTCATCGTCCCGGGACTGGGCGACGCCGGCGACCGCGCGTTCCGCACGACGTAA
- a CDS encoding IMPACT family protein, translating to MSDADRETYRTVAGEATASFTVRGSEFLGHVRPVESEGAAEAFVAAVREEYADATHNVPAYRVRDEPFREYSSDDGEPSGSAGKPALNVLQGRELENVAVVVTRYYGGTNLGVGGLVRAYGRAVKEAVDAAGVVEAEPHERVRATVAYDDSGTVRGLLESAGVEFDADYGERVVFDARVPVADAADLRDRLRSATSGRVDLDSG from the coding sequence GTGAGCGACGCCGACCGGGAGACGTACCGCACCGTCGCGGGGGAAGCGACGGCTTCGTTCACCGTGCGCGGCTCCGAGTTCCTCGGCCACGTCCGGCCCGTCGAGTCGGAGGGCGCCGCCGAGGCGTTCGTCGCCGCGGTGCGCGAGGAGTACGCCGACGCGACCCACAACGTCCCCGCCTACCGGGTGCGCGACGAGCCGTTCCGCGAGTATTCGAGCGACGACGGCGAGCCCTCGGGGAGCGCGGGAAAGCCGGCGCTGAACGTCCTGCAGGGGCGGGAGTTGGAGAACGTCGCCGTCGTCGTCACGCGCTACTACGGCGGGACGAACCTCGGCGTCGGGGGGCTGGTGCGCGCCTACGGTCGCGCCGTGAAGGAGGCCGTCGACGCCGCGGGCGTCGTCGAGGCCGAACCCCACGAACGCGTCCGGGCGACCGTCGCGTACGACGACTCGGGGACCGTTCGGGGGCTGCTCGAATCGGCGGGGGTCGAGTTCGACGCCGACTACGGGGAGCGGGTCGTGTTCGACGCCCGCGTGCCGGTCGCGGACGCGGCCGACCTCCGGGACCGGCTCAGGAGCGCGACGAGCGGCCGGGTGGACCTCGACTCGGGCTGA
- a CDS encoding DUF4260 domain-containing protein → MSSSTGTRGVRGLALAPRTLLGAEGVALAVAGVGAYWVRDASWLLFALLLFAPDLSMLGYLAGPRVGSAAYNLAHTLVAPAALLAAGLLGGVPLAVDAALVWVVHVGGDRALGYGLKYPTAFGDTHLGRL, encoded by the coding sequence ATGAGTAGCTCGACCGGGACACGGGGGGTTCGAGGACTCGCGCTCGCGCCGCGGACCCTGCTCGGCGCGGAGGGGGTCGCGCTCGCGGTCGCGGGCGTCGGGGCCTACTGGGTGCGCGACGCCTCGTGGCTCCTCTTCGCGCTGTTGCTGTTCGCGCCCGACCTCTCGATGCTCGGCTACCTCGCCGGGCCGCGCGTCGGCTCGGCGGCGTACAACCTCGCGCACACGCTCGTCGCGCCCGCGGCCCTGCTCGCGGCCGGCCTGCTCGGCGGCGTCCCGCTCGCCGTCGACGCGGCGCTGGTGTGGGTCGTCCACGTCGGCGGGGACCGCGCGCTCGGCTACGGGCTGAAGTACCCGACCGCGTTCGGCGACACCCACCTCGGCCGGCTCTGA
- a CDS encoding amino acid-binding protein: MFDEIMAKFADSPGQRAVVRLLLERGFSVNEEGRVVSGGIEIPNTGLAREVGVDRRVVDATTDAILDDPELERVFRNISAVPSLMDLAPVLGLSVLTVQVADETEPGIVATVTGRIADHGISIRQTVSEDPEFTDEPKLYVVTDDPLPGDLVTELQGLDFVRKLELE; this comes from the coding sequence ATGTTCGACGAGATAATGGCGAAGTTCGCCGACTCGCCCGGCCAGCGGGCCGTCGTGCGACTGCTCCTCGAACGCGGCTTCTCCGTCAACGAGGAGGGCCGGGTCGTCTCGGGGGGTATCGAGATTCCCAACACGGGGCTCGCCCGCGAGGTCGGCGTGGACCGCCGGGTCGTGGACGCGACGACCGACGCCATCCTCGACGACCCGGAGCTCGAACGGGTGTTCCGCAACATCTCGGCGGTCCCCTCGCTGATGGACCTCGCGCCGGTGCTCGGCCTGTCGGTGCTGACGGTGCAGGTGGCCGACGAGACGGAGCCGGGCATCGTGGCGACGGTGACGGGCCGCATCGCGGACCACGGCATCTCCATCCGACAGACGGTCTCGGAGGACCCGGAGTTCACCGACGAGCCGAAGCTGTACGTCGTCACCGACGACCCCCTGCCCGGCGACCTCGTGACGGAGCTACAGGGGCTCGACTTCGTCCGCAAACTGGAGTTGGAGTGA
- a CDS encoding A24 family peptidase: protein MSSPISDLLRLVAVPFFALAAYRDIRTRRVRNVLWLPLVSVGAVLFVADASVAAADPFRTRQFAVHAAVSLGIVAPLGYLFWRVGGFGGADAKAIMVLALLFPEFPVYYLPGDTLPLVVPPLGVLSMTVLSNTVLVGLAFPFVLAARNVLAGHVALPMFVGRPARVPDVATDYGSLLETPDGFTRRGLDLDALRMYLRWRGLTLSDLRRDPDRYRDPASLPPEGERGDPTDGALAAGPAVADGGEALTPAVRRVADVDDPWGAAAFLASLDGSAYGTTPDGLRAGLEVLVAEDEVWLTPGLPFIVPMFVGLVLAVTYGDLLFSVLTLVVGV from the coding sequence CTGTCGAGCCCGATTTCGGACCTGCTCCGGCTGGTCGCGGTGCCGTTCTTCGCGCTCGCGGCCTACCGCGACATCCGCACCCGGCGGGTTCGCAACGTGCTGTGGCTCCCGCTCGTCTCCGTCGGGGCCGTGCTGTTCGTCGCGGACGCGAGCGTGGCGGCGGCCGACCCGTTCCGGACCCGGCAGTTCGCGGTCCACGCCGCCGTCTCGCTCGGTATCGTCGCGCCGCTCGGCTACCTGTTCTGGCGCGTCGGCGGCTTCGGCGGCGCGGACGCCAAGGCCATCATGGTGCTCGCGCTGCTGTTCCCCGAGTTCCCCGTCTACTACCTCCCCGGCGACACCCTGCCGCTCGTGGTCCCGCCGCTCGGCGTGCTCTCGATGACGGTGCTCTCGAACACGGTGCTCGTGGGGCTGGCGTTCCCGTTCGTGCTCGCGGCCCGGAACGTCCTCGCCGGCCACGTCGCGCTCCCGATGTTCGTCGGCCGGCCCGCCCGCGTCCCCGACGTGGCGACCGACTACGGCAGCCTGCTGGAGACCCCCGACGGCTTCACCCGCCGGGGGCTCGACCTCGACGCGCTCCGGATGTACCTCCGGTGGCGCGGGCTGACGCTCTCCGACCTGCGGCGCGACCCCGACCGCTACCGCGACCCCGCCTCGCTTCCCCCCGAGGGCGAGCGCGGCGACCCGACCGACGGCGCGCTCGCGGCCGGGCCCGCGGTGGCCGACGGCGGCGAGGCGCTCACCCCGGCCGTCCGCCGGGTCGCGGACGTGGACGACCCGTGGGGCGCGGCCGCCTTCCTCGCGAGCCTCGACGGGAGCGCCTACGGCACCACCCCCGACGGCCTCCGCGCCGGGCTGGAGGTGCTCGTCGCGGAGGACGAGGTGTGGCTCACCCCGGGACTTCCGTTCATCGTCCCGATGTTCGTCGGCCTCGTCCTCGCCGTCACCTACGGCGACCTACTGTTCTCGGTTCTGACGCTCGTCGTCGGCGTCTGA
- a CDS encoding twin-arginine translocation signal domain-containing protein, whose protein sequence is MQSRRDVLRGGAALAATGVLGGLAGCSAITGGGGGNYANWIPEADDYGDRDHLGFTTIRPSDIASNEDAFSEDYFDLLENTESNFDATGIDFEDVTASTYFSGSTVLSGGLDGEAVREELEDNEYEEDDEVGGYRLYVPDGVSDPRRCWGVGGSVFATSAVGDMDAVETAELLVETTGGDGSRQVDDSEAFGAVVDAVGAPTIGTGGTFDEEEGDEPESGVFEHSVGRGAAVNVNGETSDVAAYVVFDEADDVDTGDLEDWVDENDGSDGTFDDVDDVSYNANGRVGTVSGTIDTDDLGGQFL, encoded by the coding sequence ATGCAATCACGACGTGACGTGCTTCGAGGGGGAGCCGCGCTGGCGGCGACGGGGGTACTGGGCGGACTGGCCGGGTGTTCGGCGATCACCGGCGGCGGGGGCGGGAACTACGCGAACTGGATACCGGAGGCCGACGACTACGGCGACCGGGACCACCTCGGGTTCACCACCATCCGGCCGAGCGACATCGCGAGCAACGAGGACGCCTTCTCCGAGGACTACTTCGACCTGTTGGAGAACACCGAGTCGAACTTCGACGCGACCGGCATCGACTTCGAGGACGTAACCGCCTCGACGTACTTCTCGGGGAGCACCGTTCTCTCCGGCGGCCTCGACGGCGAGGCGGTCCGTGAGGAACTGGAGGACAACGAGTACGAGGAGGACGACGAGGTCGGCGGCTACCGGCTCTACGTCCCGGACGGTGTCTCGGATCCGCGGCGGTGTTGGGGCGTCGGCGGGTCCGTGTTCGCCACCAGCGCGGTCGGCGACATGGACGCCGTCGAAACCGCGGAACTACTCGTCGAGACGACCGGCGGCGACGGGAGCCGACAGGTCGACGACAGCGAGGCGTTCGGCGCGGTCGTGGACGCGGTCGGCGCGCCCACCATCGGCACCGGCGGGACCTTCGACGAGGAGGAAGGCGACGAACCAGAGTCGGGGGTGTTCGAACACAGCGTCGGCCGGGGGGCCGCCGTGAACGTCAACGGCGAGACCTCGGATGTCGCCGCCTACGTCGTGTTCGACGAGGCGGACGACGTCGACACCGGCGACCTGGAGGACTGGGTCGACGAGAACGACGGGAGCGACGGGACCTTCGACGACGTCGACGACGTCTCGTACAACGCGAACGGCAGGGTCGGTACCGTCTCGGGGACCATCGACACCGACGACCTCGGCGGCCAGTTCCTCTGA
- a CDS encoding DUF2270 domain-containing protein → MTDADSEERPPLDPGVGRGLLDEEMGPSGAMAHLYRGEVHRMKLWRERLDRTTNWAVLLLAAVLTWAFTNESNPHYVLLIGNLAVGLFLVIEARRYRAYDMWRSRVRTLQRNVFAVGLDPSREPSPDWRERLAADYHQPALRITAEEAVAHRLRRVYLPLFAILDGAWVLRVTAFTPEPWPASAAVGMVPGVVVTLTLAVVFAGALVVACRPRTWRAHDELRAEDIRTPHE, encoded by the coding sequence ATGACGGACGCCGACTCCGAGGAGCGCCCGCCCCTCGACCCCGGCGTCGGCCGGGGCCTCCTCGACGAGGAGATGGGGCCGTCGGGGGCGATGGCCCACCTCTACCGCGGCGAGGTCCACCGGATGAAGCTGTGGCGCGAGCGGCTGGACCGCACGACGAACTGGGCCGTCCTCCTGCTCGCGGCCGTGTTGACGTGGGCGTTCACGAACGAGTCGAACCCCCACTACGTGCTGCTCATCGGGAATCTCGCGGTCGGCCTCTTCCTCGTCATCGAGGCGCGCCGCTACCGCGCGTACGACATGTGGCGCTCGCGGGTCCGCACCCTCCAGCGGAACGTCTTCGCCGTCGGCCTCGACCCCTCGCGCGAGCCGTCGCCCGACTGGCGCGAGCGGCTGGCGGCCGACTACCACCAGCCGGCGCTGCGCATCACCGCCGAGGAGGCCGTCGCCCACCGGCTGCGGCGGGTGTACCTCCCGCTGTTCGCCATCCTCGACGGGGCGTGGGTGCTCCGAGTGACGGCCTTCACGCCCGAGCCGTGGCCCGCGAGCGCCGCCGTCGGGATGGTCCCCGGCGTCGTCGTGACCCTCACGCTCGCCGTCGTCTTCGCGGGCGCGCTCGTCGTCGCCTGCCGCCCGCGGACGTGGCGCGCACACGACGAACTCCGCGCCGAGGACATCCGCACGCCCCACGAGTAG
- a CDS encoding helix-turn-helix domain-containing protein produces MVDSMAEMLGRELECESLLDCFHGLSDLDRRAFAILVEADGPLTVDELAAEIDRERTTAYRSLRRLAEAGVVEKEQRSFDSGSYYHVFAPAPPDEVADAMQRMLNDWYAEMGQLIAEFREKYDGAADGERAAPPEPE; encoded by the coding sequence ATGGTCGACTCGATGGCGGAGATGCTGGGTCGGGAGCTGGAGTGCGAGTCGCTGCTCGACTGCTTCCACGGGCTGTCCGACCTCGATCGGCGCGCGTTCGCCATCCTCGTCGAGGCCGACGGACCCCTCACCGTGGACGAACTCGCCGCGGAGATCGACCGCGAGCGCACCACCGCGTACCGCTCGCTCCGCCGGCTGGCGGAGGCCGGCGTCGTGGAGAAGGAGCAGCGGAGCTTCGACTCGGGGAGCTACTACCACGTGTTCGCGCCCGCGCCGCCCGACGAGGTGGCCGACGCGATGCAGCGCATGCTCAACGACTGGTACGCCGAGATGGGTCAGCTCATCGCCGAGTTCCGCGAGAAGTACGACGGCGCGGCCGACGGCGAGCGGGCGGCCCCGCCGGAGCCGGAATGA
- a CDS encoding DUF6691 family protein translates to MSADDGGHPLFLPAVFVGGLVFGVGLAVSEMARPEVVLDFLQFEDFGLLLVMGGAATVSGIAFAVAERAGGTAPLTERAYARRLKSFDSNVLVGGVVFGAGWGLSGICPGAAYASLGVGNLPILWAVGGMFAGAYLQGWLRETVGARSGAGAGAEA, encoded by the coding sequence GTGAGCGCCGACGACGGGGGACACCCGCTGTTCCTCCCGGCGGTGTTCGTCGGCGGCCTCGTCTTCGGCGTCGGCCTCGCCGTCTCGGAGATGGCCCGCCCGGAGGTGGTCCTCGACTTCCTGCAGTTCGAGGACTTCGGCCTGCTGCTCGTGATGGGCGGGGCGGCGACGGTCTCGGGCATCGCCTTCGCCGTCGCGGAGCGGGCCGGCGGCACCGCGCCCCTGACGGAGCGCGCGTACGCCCGGCGGCTGAAGTCGTTCGACTCGAACGTCCTCGTCGGCGGCGTCGTGTTCGGCGCCGGCTGGGGCCTCTCGGGCATCTGTCCGGGAGCCGCGTACGCCAGCCTCGGGGTCGGGAACCTCCCCATCCTGTGGGCCGTCGGCGGGATGTTCGCCGGCGCGTACCTGCAGGGGTGGCTCCGCGAGACGGTCGGCGCGCGCTCGGGAGCGGGCGCGGGGGCCGAGGCGTGA
- a CDS encoding YeeE/YedE family protein, giving the protein MALESTLAGLFPNGTAHYLLGGLLIGLGTVFVYALTAIPVGASTFLESTLSYVSDRQRFAKYRASRDWRVVFSVGIVLGAAAYAFTLGEGPWTTDVQPWRLALGGVLVGAGTRLGKGCTSGHGVCGVGSRSRTSILNVATFLAVAIGTAQLVAAVGVTP; this is encoded by the coding sequence ATGGCGCTCGAATCCACGCTCGCGGGGCTGTTCCCGAACGGCACCGCCCACTATCTCCTCGGCGGCCTGCTCATCGGGTTGGGAACCGTGTTCGTCTACGCGCTGACGGCGATTCCGGTCGGCGCGAGCACGTTCCTCGAATCGACGCTGTCGTACGTCTCCGACCGGCAGCGGTTCGCGAAGTACCGCGCCTCCCGGGACTGGCGCGTCGTCTTCTCCGTCGGCATCGTGCTCGGCGCGGCGGCGTACGCCTTCACGCTCGGCGAGGGGCCGTGGACCACCGACGTGCAGCCGTGGCGGCTGGCGCTCGGCGGCGTCCTCGTCGGCGCCGGCACCCGCCTCGGCAAGGGGTGTACCTCCGGCCACGGCGTCTGCGGCGTCGGGTCGCGCTCGCGCACCTCGATACTGAACGTGGCGACGTTCCTCGCCGTGGCGATCGGAACGGCACAGCTCGTCGCCGCCGTGGGGGTGACGCCGTGA
- a CDS encoding MBL fold metallo-hydrolase, translating into MNEAMFPETESEIEPTAPADLKRRIDAGERVTLLDTRARADYGEWHIDAPNVTSVNVPYFDFLDGLDESLVADVPADEPVVVVCAKGTSSEFVAGLLADAGYETSHLDDGMRGWARLYEHTDLDLPSGTVVRQYRRPSSGCLAYMVVSEGEAAVIDPLRAFTDRYVADADDLGVEITHVLDTHVHADHVSGLRELAAATGATAVLPAAAADRGATYADEVRTVAGGEELAVGGATLTVRHTPGHTSGMTTYRVDDALALTGDTLFVDSVARPDLEEGDAGAADAARTLYDTLHDRLLTLPDDTLVGPAHFGERTEARDDGAYLATVGDLVDDLDLLGVDRETFVERVLADMPPRPANYESIIATNLGRETADDDEAFTMELGPNNCAAGE; encoded by the coding sequence ATGAACGAGGCGATGTTCCCGGAGACCGAGTCCGAGATAGAGCCGACCGCGCCGGCCGACCTGAAGCGCCGCATCGACGCGGGCGAGCGGGTCACCCTGCTCGACACGCGGGCACGCGCGGACTACGGGGAGTGGCACATCGACGCGCCGAACGTCACGTCCGTGAACGTCCCCTACTTCGACTTCCTCGACGGGCTCGACGAGTCGCTCGTCGCGGACGTACCGGCCGACGAGCCGGTCGTGGTCGTCTGCGCGAAGGGGACGTCGAGCGAGTTCGTCGCCGGCCTGCTCGCCGACGCGGGCTACGAGACCTCCCACCTCGACGACGGGATGCGCGGCTGGGCGCGGCTGTACGAACACACCGACCTCGACCTCCCGAGCGGCACGGTCGTCCGGCAGTACCGCCGGCCCTCCTCGGGCTGTCTCGCGTACATGGTCGTCTCGGAGGGCGAAGCGGCCGTTATCGACCCCCTGCGCGCGTTCACCGACCGCTACGTCGCCGACGCCGACGACCTCGGCGTCGAGATAACCCACGTCCTCGACACCCACGTCCACGCCGACCACGTCAGCGGCCTGCGCGAACTCGCCGCGGCGACGGGCGCGACGGCGGTCCTGCCCGCGGCGGCGGCCGACCGGGGCGCGACCTACGCCGACGAGGTACGGACGGTCGCGGGCGGCGAGGAACTCGCCGTCGGCGGCGCGACCCTGACCGTCCGCCACACGCCCGGCCACACCTCGGGGATGACGACCTACCGGGTGGACGACGCGCTCGCGCTGACGGGCGACACCCTGTTCGTGGACAGCGTCGCGCGCCCCGACCTGGAGGAGGGCGACGCCGGGGCCGCCGACGCCGCGCGGACGCTGTACGACACGCTCCACGACCGCCTGCTCACGCTGCCCGACGACACCCTCGTCGGGCCGGCACACTTCGGCGAGCGCACCGAGGCGCGTGACGACGGCGCCTACCTCGCGACGGTCGGCGACCTGGTCGACGACCTCGACCTGCTCGGCGTCGACCGGGAGACCTTCGTCGAGCGCGTGCTCGCGGACATGCCGCCCCGGCCGGCGAACTACGAGTCCATCATCGCCACGAACCTCGGCCGCGAGACCGCGGACGACGACGAGGCGTTCACGATGGAGCTCGGCCCGAACAACTGCGCTGCGGGGGAGTGA
- a CDS encoding sulfurtransferase TusA family protein translates to MDDTQPTETLDVKGENCPMPVVRTKQAVDGLSSGDLLEVLATDAGSVSDIDGWAAGTPGVALESQSEREDGDGTVYVHRVRVE, encoded by the coding sequence ATGGACGACACACAACCCACCGAGACGCTGGACGTGAAAGGGGAGAACTGTCCGATGCCGGTCGTGCGGACGAAGCAGGCCGTCGACGGCCTCTCGTCGGGCGACCTGCTCGAAGTGCTGGCAACCGACGCCGGGAGCGTGAGCGACATCGACGGGTGGGCGGCCGGAACCCCGGGCGTCGCGCTCGAATCCCAGAGCGAGCGCGAGGACGGCGACGGGACCGTGTACGTCCACCGGGTGCGCGTCGAATGA